One genomic window of Halococcus sediminicola includes the following:
- the aroA gene encoding 3-phosphoshikimate 1-carboxyvinyltransferase: MNADIGASRVSGTVRAPPSKSYTHRAILAAGYGDGTTRIERPLVSADTRATARAVAAFGGRVEGLADDSERVEIEGFGRPHTPGDVVDCANSGTTMRLVTATAALAEGLTVLTGDGSLRSRPHGPLLAAIEGLGGRAESTRANGQAPLVIGGPVDGGRVSMPGDVSSQFVTALLMAGARSEDGIEIDLETELKSAPYVDITRELLADFGVETEVKESGFAVGGGQAYDADGQYRVPGDFSSMSYLLAAGALAADGELSVEGARPSAQGDSAIVGILERMGADIAWNREDGTISIARTGLQGIEIDVGDTPDLLPTLAVLGAAATGETRLVNAEHVRYKETDRVSAMADELEAMGASVTEREDSLTIHGDRSSLRGARIDGWGDHRIVMALAVAGLIAEGTTTIVGAEHVDVSFPGFFDVLDEAGADVSLD, encoded by the coding sequence ATGAACGCCGACATCGGGGCTTCGCGCGTGAGCGGCACGGTCCGAGCACCGCCGTCGAAGAGCTACACCCATCGGGCGATCCTGGCGGCGGGCTACGGTGACGGCACCACGCGGATCGAGCGGCCGCTCGTCTCCGCCGACACGCGTGCGACGGCGCGGGCTGTCGCAGCGTTCGGCGGGCGTGTCGAGGGCCTCGCGGACGACAGCGAGCGCGTCGAGATCGAGGGATTCGGCCGTCCTCACACACCGGGAGACGTCGTCGACTGTGCCAACAGCGGAACGACGATGCGCCTCGTCACGGCGACGGCGGCGCTCGCCGAGGGGTTGACGGTGCTCACCGGCGACGGATCGCTGCGCTCGCGCCCGCACGGGCCGCTGCTCGCTGCGATCGAGGGTCTGGGCGGACGCGCCGAGAGCACGCGTGCGAACGGGCAGGCCCCGCTCGTGATCGGCGGACCGGTGGACGGGGGGCGGGTTTCGATGCCCGGCGACGTCTCCTCGCAGTTCGTGACCGCGCTCTTGATGGCCGGCGCGCGCTCGGAAGATGGAATCGAGATCGACCTCGAAACCGAACTGAAATCCGCGCCGTACGTCGACATCACTCGGGAGTTGCTCGCCGATTTCGGCGTCGAGACCGAGGTTAAGGAGAGTGGTTTCGCGGTCGGGGGTGGGCAAGCCTACGATGCGGACGGCCAGTATCGCGTGCCGGGCGATTTCTCCTCAATGTCGTATCTGCTCGCCGCGGGCGCGCTCGCGGCCGACGGCGAACTCTCCGTGGAGGGTGCGCGGCCGAGTGCGCAGGGCGACAGTGCCATCGTCGGAATCCTCGAACGGATGGGCGCGGACATCGCGTGGAACCGTGAGGACGGTACGATCTCGATCGCGCGCACGGGTTTGCAAGGTATCGAGATCGACGTCGGCGACACGCCCGACCTCCTGCCGACGCTCGCCGTTCTCGGGGCCGCGGCCACCGGCGAGACGCGGCTCGTGAACGCCGAGCACGTGCGCTACAAGGAGACCGACCGCGTGAGCGCGATGGCCGACGAACTCGAAGCGATGGGCGCGAGCGTCACCGAACGGGAGGATTCACTCACGATACACGGCGACCGGTCGAGTCTCCGGGGCGCACGCATCGACGGTTGGGGTGACCACCGCATCGTGATGGCGCTCGCGGTCGCCGGACTGATCGCCGAGGGGACGACCACCATCGTCGGCGCGGAACACGTCGACGTCTCCTTTCCGGGATTTTTCGACGTGCTCGACGAGGCCGGTGCCGACGTGAGCCTCGACTGA
- the aroC gene encoding chorismate synthase — protein MNGNEFGRLFRITTFGESHGEAMGVTVSGCPAGLELDETDIQHDLDRRKPGQSRITTSRGEPDSVAIKSGTQDGFTTGTPIGMVIQNKDARSGKYEPFITAPRPSHGDFTYSAKFGTRNWGGGGRSSARETANWVAAGAIAKKILRSEDVEIRAHVNQIGDIEAPDVSFEAMGEHVEENEVRCAHPATAEKMRERIDEYQEAGDSIGGAIEFEIQGAPRGLGAPRFDSVPARLGQAMLSVPAATGFEFGLGKEARRYRGSERNEDWKFEESEAQRASETSSREQSDPRDRGDPIPVGNDHGGLQGGITTGQPIRGEVTLHAPTSIPQKQTTVDWETGEEKEAQVIGRHDPVLPPRGVPVVEAMAALTMVDFLLLGGCVNPDRMDGQVGEYDTYYHPSSPENDPDAPTSAEPTED, from the coding sequence ATGAACGGCAACGAGTTCGGCCGGCTCTTCCGGATCACGACCTTCGGCGAGAGCCACGGCGAGGCGATGGGTGTCACGGTCTCGGGCTGTCCCGCGGGACTCGAACTCGACGAAACGGACATCCAGCACGACCTCGACCGACGAAAACCCGGCCAGTCACGGATCACGACCAGTCGCGGCGAACCGGATAGTGTGGCCATCAAAAGCGGCACGCAGGACGGGTTCACTACTGGGACGCCGATCGGGATGGTCATCCAGAACAAGGACGCGCGTTCGGGCAAGTACGAGCCGTTCATCACCGCCCCCCGCCCATCGCATGGGGACTTCACCTACTCGGCGAAGTTCGGCACCAGAAACTGGGGCGGCGGCGGGCGCTCGTCGGCCCGCGAGACCGCAAACTGGGTCGCCGCCGGCGCGATAGCGAAGAAGATACTCCGAAGCGAGGACGTCGAAATCCGTGCTCACGTCAACCAGATCGGCGACATCGAGGCTCCAGACGTGAGTTTTGAGGCAATGGGCGAACACGTCGAAGAGAACGAAGTCCGGTGTGCCCATCCTGCAACCGCCGAGAAGATGCGCGAGAGGATCGACGAGTATCAAGAAGCGGGTGACTCCATCGGCGGTGCCATCGAGTTCGAGATTCAGGGTGCGCCCCGCGGGCTGGGTGCGCCCCGGTTCGACTCGGTGCCGGCGCGACTCGGGCAGGCCATGCTGAGTGTGCCCGCCGCGACCGGCTTCGAGTTCGGTTTGGGGAAAGAAGCCCGGCGCTATCGCGGTAGCGAGCGCAACGAGGACTGGAAATTCGAGGAAAGCGAGGCCCAACGGGCCTCGGAAACGTCGAGCAGGGAGCAAAGCGACCCGCGAGACAGAGGCGACCCGATTCCCGTCGGCAACGACCACGGCGGCCTCCAAGGGGGAATCACGACCGGGCAGCCGATCCGCGGCGAGGTCACTCTCCACGCACCGACCTCGATCCCGCAAAAACAGACCACCGTCGACTGGGAGACCGGCGAGGAGAAGGAGGCACAGGTCATCGGCCGTCACGACCCCGTGCTCCCGCCGCGCGGCGTGCCCGTCGTCGAGGCGATGGCCGCGCTCACGATGGTCGACTTTCTCCTTCTGGGTGGGTGCGTCAACCCCGACCGGATGGACGGGCAGGTCGGCGAGTACGACACCTATTACCACCCGTCGAGTCCCGAAAACGACCCCGACGCGCCGACGAGTGCGGAACCGACCGAGGACTGA
- a CDS encoding sodium:solute symporter family transporter, with amino-acid sequence MIPLQAIPVADDPFVLLFGSIYLLIVLAIGAWGYMRTSSTKDFLITGKSIGTWVLALTAFSVIQSGFGFVGGPELIYAYGTTSFWIFLTAPLGFVVTWVVLAKRMRVLADIRDVLTLADGMYVRYESAWVRGLTAVAVVIGVIAYLATNLAALQYVMRAIFGIPVIFGLFGGALILLLYSMLGGMIAGVWTDFVQAITMIVGAVIVFFFAISFGGGIANISSNLASADPALVSPFGTLGVETALAAPILGGLGWWIMFSIGAAGQPHLITKFYMSRNLKILRWGAPIAAISYAVSSLLALSTGLSLRSMVEAGEVSAPSSASIAGPVFVLEYTPGVVAGLILAALLAAIMSTSDSFLNIGAAAISRDIPRAFGRTIDDDRTELRVTQAALAGLTVLSTLVVFFSDELVGILGTIGWGFFAAAIFPIAALGMNWKGATKEGAIAAVVVGMGINIVFSAVPRIAETAGAAFGGALSGFYGGLFGGLPVGATALLAAIVAFVGVSLVTQSNARVPEDIAALMDR; translated from the coding sequence ATGATTCCCCTGCAAGCGATCCCGGTCGCCGACGACCCGTTCGTGCTCCTCTTTGGCTCGATCTATCTGCTCATCGTCCTCGCCATCGGTGCGTGGGGCTACATGCGCACGAGTTCGACGAAGGACTTCCTCATCACCGGGAAGTCGATCGGCACGTGGGTGCTCGCGCTGACGGCCTTTTCGGTGATCCAGTCGGGCTTCGGTTTCGTCGGCGGCCCGGAACTCATCTACGCCTACGGGACGACCTCCTTCTGGATCTTCCTCACTGCCCCGCTGGGGTTCGTCGTCACGTGGGTCGTCCTCGCAAAGCGAATGCGGGTTCTCGCCGACATCCGCGACGTGCTCACGCTCGCCGACGGGATGTACGTCCGCTACGAGAGCGCGTGGGTTCGTGGGCTGACGGCGGTCGCGGTGGTCATCGGCGTCATCGCCTATCTCGCTACCAATCTCGCCGCGCTCCAGTACGTGATGCGCGCCATCTTCGGAATCCCCGTGATCTTCGGGCTGTTCGGCGGTGCGCTCATCCTCCTGCTGTACAGCATGCTCGGCGGGATGATCGCTGGCGTCTGGACGGATTTCGTGCAGGCCATCACGATGATCGTCGGTGCGGTCATCGTCTTCTTCTTCGCCATCTCCTTCGGCGGCGGCATCGCCAACATCTCCAGCAACCTCGCCAGCGCCGACCCCGCGCTCGTCTCTCCGTTCGGTACTCTGGGGGTCGAGACGGCGCTCGCCGCCCCCATCCTCGGCGGACTCGGCTGGTGGATCATGTTCTCCATCGGGGCGGCCGGCCAGCCACACCTCATCACGAAGTTCTACATGAGTCGCAACCTCAAAATCCTCCGCTGGGGCGCGCCCATCGCCGCCATCTCGTACGCGGTATCGAGCCTGCTCGCGCTCTCGACGGGACTCTCGCTGCGGTCGATGGTCGAGGCCGGTGAAGTGTCCGCCCCGTCGAGCGCCTCGATCGCCGGGCCGGTGTTCGTCCTCGAATATACTCCGGGGGTGGTCGCCGGGCTGATCCTCGCCGCGCTGCTGGCGGCCATCATGTCCACCAGCGATTCGTTCCTCAATATCGGCGCGGCCGCCATCTCGCGGGACATCCCGCGCGCGTTCGGGCGGACCATCGACGACGACCGCACCGAACTCCGGGTCACGCAGGCCGCGCTCGCGGGGCTGACGGTGCTGTCCACGCTCGTGGTCTTCTTCTCCGACGAACTGGTCGGCATTTTGGGCACCATCGGCTGGGGCTTTTTCGCCGCCGCCATCTTCCCCATCGCCGCGCTCGGCATGAACTGGAAGGGCGCGACCAAGGAGGGAGCCATCGCCGCAGTGGTCGTCGGGATGGGCATCAACATCGTCTTCAGCGCCGTCCCGCGTATCGCCGAGACCGCCGGGGCCGCGTTCGGCGGCGCGCTCAGCGGCTTCTACGGCGGCCTCTTCGGCGGGCTTCCCGTCGGAGCCACGGCGCTGCTGGCGGCCATCGTCGCGTTCGTCGGCGTCTCGCTCGTGACTCAGTCGAACGCGCGCGTGCCCGAGGACATCGCCGCCCTCATGGACCGATGA
- a CDS encoding AMP-binding protein, with amino-acid sequence MTWTLMLDDESYETARERFAWDFPDDYNLATDLVGKHDSKDPALYQAYPDGRRETYTFGDLDALSDRLANGLAERGIERGDRVAVVLPQRPANLLTHLACWKLGAISLPLSVLFGTDSLRYRLDDSGARVVVTDPAVTETALAVAPDCDSLEHVVEATPGGVEEADESTDGALAFVDLLGDEGFPVAATDADTPAVILYTSGSTGPPKGVLHSHGVWVGHCPAFSMYFEGDLDGVYWTPADWAWIGALGDLVFPALHYGQPVLGYPMEGFDPEKAFSLMAEFDVTGAFVPPTAIRMLMGVDNPSNYDLALEAVCSGGEPLTPEIIEWADTELAGVVVNELYGQTEANLLVTNRQEWFPARAGSMGKPVPGHEVAVVDPATGEKRPTGEVGEIAVERDGDPVVFREYWNEPEKTAAATVGDWHLTGDLGSKDEEGYLWFKSRDDDVIITSGYRVGPGEVERAILDHEGVEQVGVVGVPDETRGERIKAFVQPVGDGSDTLREEIRDLVRERLAKYEYPREIEFVDSLPQTTTGKIQRRKLRERDNE; translated from the coding sequence ATGACATGGACACTCATGCTCGATGACGAAAGCTACGAAACCGCTCGCGAGCGCTTCGCGTGGGATTTTCCGGACGACTACAACCTCGCGACGGATCTCGTGGGAAAACACGACTCCAAGGACCCGGCGCTGTATCAAGCATACCCGGACGGTCGCCGTGAGACGTACACGTTTGGCGACCTCGACGCGCTCTCGGATAGGCTGGCGAACGGGCTTGCCGAGCGCGGCATCGAACGCGGGGACCGAGTGGCGGTCGTGCTGCCACAGCGTCCCGCAAACCTGCTCACGCATCTGGCGTGCTGGAAACTCGGCGCGATCTCGCTCCCTCTCTCCGTGCTGTTCGGGACCGATTCCCTGCGTTACCGTCTCGACGACAGCGGCGCGCGGGTCGTCGTCACCGACCCCGCCGTCACCGAAACGGCGCTGGCGGTGGCCCCCGACTGTGATTCGCTCGAACACGTCGTCGAGGCGACGCCAGGTGGGGTCGAGGAAGCAGACGAATCGACCGACGGCGCGCTCGCGTTCGTCGACCTGCTCGGGGATGAAGGATTCCCCGTCGCCGCCACCGATGCCGACACGCCGGCGGTCATCCTCTACACGAGCGGTTCGACCGGCCCGCCGAAGGGCGTGCTTCATTCTCATGGGGTCTGGGTCGGCCACTGTCCGGCGTTTTCGATGTACTTCGAGGGGGACCTCGACGGGGTCTACTGGACGCCCGCCGACTGGGCGTGGATCGGTGCGCTCGGCGACCTCGTTTTCCCGGCGCTGCACTACGGCCAGCCGGTACTCGGCTATCCGATGGAAGGGTTCGACCCCGAGAAAGCGTTCTCGCTGATGGCCGAGTTCGACGTCACGGGGGCGTTCGTCCCGCCGACGGCGATTCGCATGCTGATGGGCGTCGACAACCCCTCGAACTACGACCTCGCGCTCGAAGCGGTCTGTTCGGGTGGCGAACCCCTCACTCCCGAAATCATCGAGTGGGCCGACACGGAACTCGCGGGCGTCGTGGTCAACGAACTCTACGGCCAGACGGAGGCGAACCTGCTCGTGACCAACAGACAAGAGTGGTTTCCGGCCCGAGCGGGCAGCATGGGGAAACCGGTCCCGGGCCACGAGGTGGCCGTCGTCGACCCCGCGACCGGCGAGAAACGCCCGACCGGCGAGGTGGGTGAAATCGCCGTCGAGCGCGACGGCGACCCCGTAGTGTTCCGCGAATACTGGAACGAACCCGAAAAGACCGCCGCGGCCACGGTCGGTGACTGGCATTTGACAGGGGACCTCGGGAGCAAGGACGAAGAGGGCTACCTCTGGTTCAAATCGCGCGACGACGACGTCATCATCACGAGCGGCTACCGCGTCGGACCGGGCGAGGTCGAGCGGGCGATTCTCGACCACGAGGGTGTCGAGCAGGTCGGTGTCGTCGGCGTGCCCGACGAGACCCGCGGCGAGCGCATCAAGGCGTTCGTCCAACCCGTGGGAGATGGCTCGGACACGCTACGCGAGGAGATTCGAGACCTCGTGCGCGAACGACTGGCGAAATACGAGTATCCCAGAGAGATCGAGTTCGTCGATAGCCTCCCACAGACCACTACCGGGAAAATACAGCGCCGGAAGCTCCGCGAGCGGGACAACGAGTAG
- a CDS encoding DUF2064 domain-containing protein encodes MTTVAVLCNGPHEGVLADLAASTPLAGSETADLYAAMCADVFRAVETSASDLLVNYRPNESDDAEANLRALAEAALEHPDAVRYEKQVGSTPAARVGNTMTHLLESEEASSAMVVEPTAPFLTRGDIDGLAMKLRRSDVVLGPASEGRVYAAGFSSPIDFTDAYTPPAVETLTARANDAGLDVDYGPTISIIETHADLVGALSLVRARRRAGRDVPRHTAACFDEFGLALVEEDGDLDVSRADTDSP; translated from the coding sequence ATGACAACAGTCGCCGTCCTCTGCAATGGGCCACACGAGGGCGTGCTGGCCGATCTCGCGGCGTCGACGCCGCTCGCCGGGAGCGAGACCGCCGACCTCTACGCCGCGATGTGTGCCGACGTGTTCCGCGCGGTCGAGACGAGCGCGAGCGACCTGCTCGTCAACTACCGCCCGAACGAGTCGGACGACGCCGAAGCGAACCTTCGCGCGCTCGCCGAAGCAGCCCTCGAACACCCCGACGCGGTGCGCTACGAGAAGCAGGTCGGCTCGACGCCCGCCGCCCGCGTCGGCAACACGATGACTCACCTGCTCGAAAGCGAGGAGGCGAGTTCAGCGATGGTCGTCGAACCAACCGCGCCGTTCCTCACCCGGGGTGACATCGACGGGCTGGCGATGAAGCTCCGCCGGAGCGACGTCGTGCTCGGACCCGCCTCGGAAGGCCGAGTCTATGCCGCCGGCTTCTCATCACCCATCGATTTCACCGATGCCTACACGCCGCCGGCAGTCGAGACGCTCACCGCCCGCGCGAACGACGCCGGTCTCGACGTCGATTACGGCCCGACGATTTCGATTATCGAGACCCACGCGGACCTCGTCGGGGCGCTCTCACTCGTCCGCGCGCGCCGCCGGGCCGGCCGCGACGTACCTCGCCACACCGCCGCGTGTTTCGACGAATTCGGGTTGGCACTCGTCGAAGAGGACGGCGACCTCGACGTGTCGAGAGCGGACACCGACAGCCCTTAG
- a CDS encoding DUF5785 family protein, with the protein MADWPHDPDGEEGSEGMRKYGQAVIAKKVDEEGDFPLDVSAFVDEHGDDPIRLNHERVVSLDEIFAGVENDEIADIQSMHRQVGAAMRENGLWEYDTNAEGPGSEA; encoded by the coding sequence ATGGCCGACTGGCCCCACGACCCCGACGGCGAGGAGGGAAGCGAAGGGATGCGCAAGTACGGACAGGCAGTCATCGCCAAGAAAGTCGACGAGGAGGGAGACTTCCCGCTCGACGTGTCTGCGTTCGTCGACGAGCACGGCGACGACCCGATTCGCCTGAATCACGAACGGGTCGTGAGCCTCGACGAAATCTTCGCTGGCGTCGAGAACGACGAGATCGCCGACATCCAGTCGATGCACCGGCAGGTCGGCGCGGCGATGCGCGAGAACGGTCTCTGGGAGTACGACACCAACGCCGAGGGTCCCGGTAGCGAGGCCTGA